Proteins from a genomic interval of Rhodococcoides fascians A25f:
- a CDS encoding DNA-3-methyladenine glycosylase family protein, which yields MSDATGSSGTVRVVTSEKRLDVRMSLSPLRRGRGDPTYESTPDGGIWRTSRMKSGPVTYRLTQASPTSVQARAWGPGALELLDAVPALLGHGDDASTFAPEHPILREAHRQLPHLRLGRTDLVLEALIPAIIEQRVHGISAFGSWRYLVSKFGESAPGPTPKPMFVFPAPDVWRRIPSWEYHRANVDPARSKTIVRAAQAAGRLEEASTMTPEDAQRRLRAIPGVGIWTAAETAQRALGDPDALSVGDYHLAAVVGWSLLGRPINDAEMVEYLRPLAPHRHRAIRLLYLSGKATKPKFGPRTALVDHTWH from the coding sequence ATGTCCGACGCCACCGGGTCGAGCGGAACCGTACGCGTCGTCACGTCCGAGAAGCGGCTCGACGTGCGGATGTCGCTGTCGCCGTTGCGTCGGGGCCGCGGCGATCCCACCTACGAGTCGACGCCGGACGGCGGAATCTGGCGCACGTCGCGGATGAAGTCGGGTCCGGTGACCTACCGTCTGACCCAAGCGTCGCCGACCAGCGTCCAGGCCCGAGCATGGGGCCCCGGCGCACTCGAACTGCTGGACGCGGTGCCCGCGCTGCTCGGCCACGGCGACGATGCCAGCACATTCGCACCGGAGCACCCGATTCTGCGAGAGGCACACCGGCAGCTGCCGCATCTGCGTCTCGGCCGAACCGACCTGGTACTCGAGGCGTTGATCCCGGCGATCATCGAGCAACGCGTACACGGCATTTCGGCGTTCGGTTCGTGGCGTTATCTGGTGAGCAAGTTCGGCGAGAGCGCACCGGGGCCGACTCCCAAGCCCATGTTCGTCTTCCCCGCACCCGACGTGTGGCGTCGTATCCCCTCGTGGGAGTACCACCGCGCCAACGTCGACCCCGCCCGGTCGAAGACCATCGTCCGCGCCGCGCAGGCGGCCGGACGCCTGGAGGAGGCGTCGACGATGACACCCGAGGATGCGCAACGCAGGCTGCGGGCGATCCCGGGCGTCGGTATCTGGACCGCGGCAGAGACCGCGCAGCGTGCCCTGGGGGATCCCGACGCGTTATCGGTCGGCGACTATCACCTGGCTGCGGTGGTGGGTTGGTCGCTGTTGGGCAGGCCCATCAACGACGCCGAAATGGTCGAGTACCTGCGGCCCCTGGCTCCGCATCGGCATCGCGCGATTCGCTTGCTGTACCTGAGTGGGAAGGCCACCAAGCCGAAGTTCGGTCCGCGAACCGCTCTGGTGGATCACACGTGGCACTGA
- a CDS encoding aldo/keto reductase, with protein MVAIGTSDLDIFPLALGGNTFGWTSDEAASFEILDAFTAGGGNFVDTADSYSAFADGNSGGESETIIGNWITARGNRDDVVIATKVSQHPEFRGLAPDNIRAAADASLARLQTDRIDVYYAHYDDDKTPLVESLAAFDELVTAGKVRYVAISNYTPARVREWLELAKENGFAAPIALQPHYNLVARRDYEGELQKLAVDHDLGVFPYFSLAAGFLTGKYRTREDLAGQQRERLTTGYFSDAGLDVVQGLREIAESRSAEISSVALAWLLARPGITAPIASASKISQLPALLDAPALALTSQEVEKLTVLSDAVA; from the coding sequence GTGGTTGCCATCGGCACGTCCGATCTCGACATCTTTCCGCTCGCCCTCGGCGGGAACACCTTCGGCTGGACCAGCGACGAGGCTGCGTCCTTCGAGATTCTCGACGCCTTCACCGCCGGTGGAGGCAACTTCGTCGACACCGCCGACTCGTACTCGGCCTTTGCCGACGGCAACTCCGGCGGCGAGTCGGAGACGATCATCGGCAACTGGATAACTGCCCGCGGCAACCGCGACGACGTCGTCATCGCCACCAAGGTCAGCCAACATCCCGAGTTCCGTGGGTTGGCCCCGGACAACATCCGAGCCGCGGCCGACGCGTCGCTGGCCCGGCTGCAGACCGACCGCATCGACGTCTACTACGCGCACTACGACGACGACAAGACCCCGCTGGTGGAGTCCCTCGCCGCGTTCGACGAGTTGGTCACGGCTGGCAAGGTTCGCTATGTCGCCATCTCGAACTACACCCCGGCGCGGGTGCGCGAGTGGCTCGAACTGGCGAAGGAGAACGGGTTCGCCGCTCCGATCGCGCTGCAACCGCACTACAACCTGGTCGCCCGCCGCGACTACGAGGGCGAACTGCAGAAGCTGGCCGTCGATCACGACCTCGGCGTGTTTCCCTACTTCTCCCTCGCTGCCGGATTCCTGACGGGCAAGTACCGCACCCGCGAGGACCTGGCCGGCCAACAGCGCGAGCGGCTGACCACGGGATACTTCTCCGATGCCGGGCTCGATGTGGTGCAGGGCCTGCGTGAGATCGCCGAATCGCGATCCGCGGAGATTTCGAGCGTTGCACTGGCCTGGCTGCTGGCTCGTCCGGGCATCACTGCGCCCATTGCCAGTGCGAGCAAGATTTCTCAGCTGCCCGCCCTGCTCGACGCACCGGCTTTGGCTCTGACCAGTCAGGAAGTCGAGAAACTGACGGTTCTGTCCGACGCCGTGGCATAG
- a CDS encoding DUF309 domain-containing protein, whose product MTERERDARGKPLNARPRDGLGRPLARGGSGTPRVPDDVRLPPGAALVEAQKFLDANMPFHAHEVLEGTWKSCPTDERPLWQGLAQLAVGLTHLLRGNRIGAASLLRQGHDRLIGFEADPPHSVDVSGLLAWSEGLLDDLETGTLPVSPGVPMLRATDPRRGVPAPDSGSS is encoded by the coding sequence ATGACCGAACGCGAGCGCGATGCGCGCGGTAAACCCCTCAATGCCAGGCCTCGCGACGGTCTCGGGCGGCCACTCGCCCGCGGTGGAAGCGGAACCCCACGCGTGCCCGACGACGTACGACTTCCGCCCGGCGCAGCTCTCGTCGAGGCACAGAAGTTTCTCGATGCGAACATGCCGTTCCACGCACACGAAGTACTCGAGGGCACGTGGAAGAGCTGCCCGACCGACGAGCGTCCGTTGTGGCAGGGTCTCGCCCAACTCGCCGTCGGGCTGACGCACCTTCTCCGCGGCAATCGCATCGGTGCCGCGTCGCTGCTTCGGCAAGGACACGATCGCTTGATCGGCTTCGAGGCCGACCCACCGCACAGTGTCGACGTCAGCGGCTTGTTGGCCTGGTCCGAAGGGCTGCTGGACGACCTGGAGACCGGAACCCTGCCGGTCTCCCCCGGTGTTCCGATGCTGCGCGCCACCGATCCCCGCCGGGGTGTGCCGGCACCCGATTCCGGCTCGAGCTAG
- a CDS encoding deoxyribonuclease IV, with protein MRIGAHVRDSTDPLGTAEALGVDLVQMFLTDPQKWNKLEPHPQGEALLAGSVDVVVHSSYVLNVASLNNRIRIPSRKAVVEQAAAAAEIGAIGLVVHGGHVREGEDTAKGIDNWRKLFERQAEQGGFAVPIFVENTAGGDSAMARHFDDIARLWDAIGEFGAGFCLDTCHAWAGGEDLVDVVDRIKAITGRIDLVHLNNSRDEFDSARDRHANLGTGTIDAEILTAVALAADAPVILETPPEGIEDDVRLLKSL; from the coding sequence ATGCGCATCGGAGCACACGTCCGCGACAGCACCGACCCTCTCGGTACCGCCGAGGCGCTCGGCGTCGATCTAGTCCAGATGTTTCTCACCGATCCGCAGAAGTGGAACAAGCTCGAACCACACCCGCAGGGTGAGGCTCTGCTGGCCGGCTCGGTCGATGTGGTGGTGCACTCGTCGTACGTGCTCAACGTCGCGAGCTTGAACAATCGGATTCGCATCCCGTCCAGGAAGGCCGTCGTCGAGCAGGCGGCTGCCGCAGCCGAGATCGGGGCCATCGGGCTGGTCGTCCACGGCGGCCACGTCCGCGAGGGCGAGGATACCGCCAAGGGAATCGACAACTGGCGCAAGCTCTTCGAGCGTCAGGCCGAGCAGGGCGGCTTCGCGGTGCCGATCTTCGTCGAGAACACCGCGGGTGGGGATTCGGCGATGGCGCGTCACTTCGACGACATCGCCCGGCTCTGGGATGCGATCGGCGAGTTCGGTGCCGGCTTCTGCCTCGACACCTGCCATGCGTGGGCCGGGGGCGAGGATCTCGTCGACGTCGTCGACCGCATCAAAGCCATCACCGGACGAATCGATCTGGTGCACCTGAACAACTCGCGCGACGAGTTCGACTCGGCCAGAGACCGACACGCTAACCTCGGCACCGGAACCATCGACGCCGAGATCCTGACCGCCGTCGCATTGGCCGCCGACGCGCCGGTGATTCTCGAGACGCCGCCCGAAGGCATCGAGGACGACGTCAGGCTGCTGAAGAGCCTGTAG
- a CDS encoding ABC transporter ATP-binding protein: MSDIAARAVDVSKVYGSGDTQVHALSGVSVEFARGEFTAIMGPSGSGKSTLMHCLAGLDTASSGTVTIGDTELTALSDKEMTGLRRDRIGFVFQAFNLVPTLTALENITLPLDIAGRAPDQGWLDTVVDRLGLRDRLDHRPSELSGGQQQRVACARALAGRPDIVFGDEPTGNLDSRSSGEVLSILRTAADEFDQTVVIVTHDPRAASYADRVVFLADGAVIDQLNSPTADAVLERMKKLETVR; this comes from the coding sequence ATGAGCGACATTGCCGCGCGCGCGGTCGACGTATCGAAGGTCTACGGCTCCGGGGACACCCAGGTGCACGCACTGTCCGGGGTGAGCGTCGAGTTCGCTCGCGGAGAATTCACCGCCATCATGGGCCCGTCGGGTTCGGGCAAGTCCACCCTCATGCATTGTCTGGCCGGATTGGACACCGCGTCGTCGGGCACGGTGACCATCGGAGACACCGAGCTGACGGCGCTCTCCGACAAGGAGATGACCGGATTACGCAGGGACCGAATCGGATTCGTGTTCCAGGCATTCAATCTGGTGCCCACGCTGACCGCGCTGGAGAACATCACCCTGCCACTCGACATCGCGGGCCGCGCCCCGGATCAGGGGTGGCTCGACACCGTCGTCGACCGACTCGGCCTCCGCGATCGCCTCGATCACCGCCCCAGCGAACTCTCGGGCGGGCAGCAACAACGAGTGGCGTGCGCCCGCGCGCTCGCCGGCCGACCCGACATCGTGTTCGGCGACGAGCCAACCGGCAACCTGGATTCTCGCTCCTCCGGCGAGGTGCTGTCGATTCTGCGCACTGCCGCAGACGAATTCGACCAGACCGTCGTCATCGTCACCCACGATCCACGCGCAGCCAGCTATGCCGACCGCGTCGTGTTCCTCGCCGACGGTGCCGTCATCGATCAGCTGAACTCGCCCACGGCCGACGCCGTACTCGAGCGGATGAAGAAGCTGGAAACGGTCCGATAA